One part of the Dermacentor andersoni chromosome 2, qqDerAnde1_hic_scaffold, whole genome shotgun sequence genome encodes these proteins:
- the LOC126540639 gene encoding pre-mRNA-splicing factor RBM22, whose protein sequence is MATSKSANTYNRLNWEEAEFPILCQTCLGDNPYVRMTKERYGKECKICSRPFTVFRWCPGGRMRFKKTEVCQTCSKLKNVCQTCLLDLDYGLPVQVRDNALSLRDDMPKSDVNKEYYSQNMERAVADGDPSQPYGTLAKAQSPSDLLMKLARTTPYYKRNRPHICSFWVKGECKRGEECPYRHEKPTDPDDPLADQNIRDRYYGVNDPVADKLLRRAAAMPKLEPPEDTSITTLYVGNLGDRLTEKDLRDHFYQYGEIRGVTMLARQQCAFVQFTNRVSAELAADKTFNKLILGGRRLVIKWGRPLARQAMPSGSDSTEGRPTGPPLEPVPGLPGALPLPPDELANNYFNLAPLHPPPPPIAFAPPPPPTAFLAPPGEVAPLPPLPPPPGLAPPGTVPPPPAPHMRAPIHYPSQDPQRLGSRGKL, encoded by the coding sequence ATGGCGACGTCAAAAAGTGCGAACACCTACAATCGGCTCAACTGGGAAGAAGCCGAGTTCCCCATCCTCTGCCAAACATGCTTGGGCGACAACCCTTACGTACGCATGACCAAGGAGCGGTATGGCAAGGAGTGCAAGATATGCTCGCGCCCTTTCACCGTGTTCCGATGGTGCCCCGGTGGTCGGATGCGCTTCAAGAAGACCGAGGTATGTCAAACGTGCAGCAAGCTCAAGAACGTCTGCCAAACTTGCCTGCTCGACCTGGACTACGGCCTACCGGTGCAGGTGCGCGATAACGCGCTCAGCCTGCGCGACGACATGCCCAAATCGGACGTGAACAAGGAGTACTACTCGCAGAACATGGAGCGCGCCGTCGCCGACGGTGACCCCAGCCAACCGTACGGGACTCTCGCCAAGGCGCAGAGTCCAAGCGATCTCCTGATGAAGCTGGCGCGCACGACGCCGTATTACAAGCGCAACCGACCGCACATTTGCAGCTTCTGGGTAAAGGGAGAATGCAAGAGAGGCGAGGAGTGCCCGTACAGGCACGAGAAGCCGACGGACCCGGACGATCCACTGGCTGACCAGAACATCCGCGACCGCTACTACGGCGTCAACGATCCGGTCGCCGACAAACTCCTGCGTCGGGCCGCCGCCATGCCGAAACTGGAGCCGCCGGAGGACACTTCCATCACCACGCTGTACGTGGGCAACCTGGGCGACCGTCTGACGGAGAAGGACCTGCGCGACCACTTCTACCAGTACGGCGAGATCCGCGGCGTCACCAtgctggcgaggcagcagtgcgcCTTCGTGCAGTTCACCAACCGCGTCAGCGCCGAGCTGGCCGCCGACAAGACGTTCAACAAGCTCATCCTCGGTGGTCGCCGTCTCGTCATCAAGTGGGGGCGCCCGCTGGCACGCCAGGCGATGCCGTCGGGGTCCGACAGCACCGAAGGTCGCCCCACCGGCCCGCCGCTGGAACCCGTGCCCGGTCTACCGGGGGCCCTTCCGCTACCGCCCGACGAGTTGGCCAACAACTACTTCAACCTGGCCCCGCTGCACCCACCTCCGCCTCCCATCGCGTTTGCGCCGCCTCCACCCCCGACAGCGTTCCTCGCGCCCCCGGGGGAGGTGGCGCCCCTTCCACCGCTCCCGCCTCCCCCGGGACTGGCGCCCCCCGGTACCGTGCCCCCGCCGCCGGCACCGCACATGCGTGCCCCCATCCACTACCCGTCTCAGGATCCCCAACGTCTGGGCAGCAGGGGCAAGCTGTAG